The following proteins are co-located in the Solanum pennellii chromosome 1, SPENNV200 genome:
- the LOC107009144 gene encoding snakin-2 → MAISKALFASLLLSLLLLEQVHSIQTDQVSSNAISEAANSYKKIDCGGACAARCRLSSRPRLCHRACGTCCARCNCVPPGTSGNTETCPCYASLTTHGNKRKCP, encoded by the exons ATGGCCATTTCTAAAGCTCTCTTTGCTTCATTACTTCTCTCCTTGCTCCTTCTCGAGCAAGTCCATTCTATTCAGACTGATCAAGTG AGCAGCAATGCTATTTCTGAAGCCGCTAATTCCTACAAGAAAATTG ACTGTGGGGGAGCTTGTGCAGCAAGGTGCCGATTATCATCAAGGCCAAGATTGTGTCATAGGGCATGTGGAACTTGTTGTGCTAGATGCAACTGTGTTCCTCCTGGTACTTCTGGCAACACTGAGACTTGCCCTTGCTATGCCAGTTTGACTACTCATGGCAACAAACGTAAATGCCCTTGA